One genomic segment of Drosophila melanogaster chromosome 3R includes these proteins:
- the Mlc2 gene encoding myosin light chain 2: MADEKKKVKKKKTKEEGGTSETASEAASEAATPAPAATPAPAASATGSKRASGGSRGSRKSKRAGSSVFSVFSQKQIAEFKEAFQLMDADKDGIIGKNDLRAAFDSVGKIANDKELDAMLGEASGPINFTQLLTLFANRMATSGANDEDEVVIAAFKTFDNDGLIDGDKFREMLMNFGDKFTMKEVDDAYDQMVIDDKNQIDTAALIEMLTGKGEEEEEEAA, from the exons ATG GCCGATGAGAAGAAGAAGGTTAAGAAGAAGAAGACCAAGGAAGAGGGTGGTACTTCCGAAACCGCTTCTGAGGCCGCATCCGAGGCAGCAACCCCGGCACCAGCTGCCACTCCTGCCCCGGCCGCATCTGCCACTGGTTCGAAGAGAGCGTCGGGCGGATCCCGTGGCTCCAGGAAGTCGAAGCGCGCTGGCTCCTCGGTCTTCTCTGTGTTCTCCCAGAAGCAGATCGCCGAGTTCAAGGAG GCCTTCCAACTCATGGATGCCGACAAGGACGGTATTATTGGCAAGAACGATCTGCGCGCTGCCTTCGACTCCGTCGGCAAGATCGCCAACGACAAGGAGTTGGACGCCATGCTGGGCGAGGCCTCGGGTCCGATCAACTTCACCCAGTTGCTGACCCTGTTCGCCAACCGCATGGCCACCTCCGGTGCCAACGATGAAGACGaagttgttattgctgccttCAAAACATTCGATAACGATGGTCTCATCGACGGTGACAAATTCCGCGAAATGCTCATGAACTTCGGTGACAAGTTCACCATGAAGGAGGTTGATGATGCCTACGATCAGATGGTGATCGACGACAAGAACCAGATCGATACCGCCGCCCTGATCGAGATGCTCACCGGCAAGGgtgaagaggaggaggaggaggccgCCTAA